From a single Nicotiana tabacum cultivar K326 chromosome 8, ASM71507v2, whole genome shotgun sequence genomic region:
- the LOC107805199 gene encoding syntaxin-related protein KNOLLE — protein sequence MNDLMTKSFTSYVDLKKAAMKDVEAGPDLEMGMTQIDQNLNAFLEEAEKVKLEMNSIKDILRRLQDTNEESKSLHKPEALKSMRNRINSDILVVLKKARAIRSQLEEMDRSNAINRRLSGCKEGTPVDRTRSAVTNGLRKKLKELMIDFQGLRQRMMTEYKETVGRRYFTVTGEHPDEEVIEKIISSGNGQGGEEFLSRAIQEHGRGKVLETVVEIQDRHDAAKEIEKSLLELHQIFLDMAVMVEIQGEKMDDIEHHVMNAAQYVNDGTKNLKTAKDYQKSSRKWMCIAIIILLILILVVIIPIATSFSKS from the exons ATGAATGACCTTATGACCAAATCTTTCACAAGCTACGTTGATTTGAAGAAAGCAGCGATGAAAGATGTTGAAGCTGGTCCAGATTTGGAAATGGGTATGACCCAAATTGACCAAAATCTCAATGCTTTTCTAGAAGAAGCAGAGAAGGTAAAACTAGAAATGAATTCAATCAAAGATATCCTTCGCCGTTTACAAGACACCAACGAAGAAAGCAAGTCACTGCACAAACCCGAAGCTTTGAAATCTATGCGAAATCGCATAAACTCTGATATTCTAGTTGTGTTAAAGAAGGCTAGAGCTATTAGGTCTCAGCTAGAAGAAATGGACCGGTCTAATGCAATAAACCGGCGGCTTTCTGGGTGTAAAGAAGGTACACCGGTTGATAGGACACGGTCTGCTGTTACAAATGGGCTTAGGAAAAAGCTTAAGGAGCTAATGATTGATTTTCAGGGGCTAAGGCAGAGGATGATGACTGAGTATAAAGAAACTGTTGGGAGAAGATATTTTACTGTGACTGGTGAGCACCCAGATGAAGAAGTCATTGAAAAGATCATTTCTAGTGGCAATGGTCAAGGTGGTGAAGAATTTCTTTCTAGAGCAATTCAG GAGCATGGGAGGGGGAAGGTATTGGAAACAGTGGTAGAGATACAGGACCGCCACGACGCGGCCAAGGAGATAGAAAAGAGCTTGCTGGAGCTGCACCAGATATTCTTGGACATGGCAGTGATGGTAGAGATACAAGGAGAGAAAATGGATGACATTGAGCACCATGTGATGAATGCAGCACAGTATGTTAATGATGGAACTAAGAATCTCAAGACTGCAAAAGACTACCAGAAGAGCAGCAGAAAATGGATGTGCATTGCCATTATAATTCTCCTAATTCTCATCCTTGTAGTTATCATCCCCATTGCTACCAGTTTCAGCAAATCTTGA